A genomic stretch from Dama dama isolate Ldn47 chromosome 10, ASM3311817v1, whole genome shotgun sequence includes:
- the ALG1 gene encoding chitobiosyldiphosphodolichol beta-mannosyltransferase isoform X1 — translation MAASYVALLALSVFLPLLLLLVAWKHWRWERAARHVIVVVLGDLGRSPRMQYHALSLAKSGFSVTLLGFCNSKPHDELLQSDRIQIVSLTDLQRLAVGPHILQYGVKVVFQAVHLLWKLMCVEPAAYIFLQNPPGLPAIAVCWFAGCLCGSKLVVDWHNYGYSIMGLVHGPSHPLVLLAKWYEKLCGRLSHLNLCVTNAMQEDLAENWGIKAVTVYDKPASFFKETPLDLQHQLFMKLSRTYPVFRARSESSDPGTERSAFTEQDALSGAVTHLCGRPALLVSSTSWTEDEDFSILLAALEKFEQLIDSGESLPSLVCVITGKGPLKDYYSRLIHQKRFQHIQVCTPWLEAEDYPLLLGSADLGVCLHRSSSGLDLPMKVVDMFGCCLPVCAVNFQCLHELVKHGDNGLVFEDSEELAAQLQTLFSRFPDPAGKLHQFRESLRESEQLRWDESWERTVLPLISAT, via the exons ATGGCGGCCTCCTACGTGGCGCTCCTGGCGCTGTCGGTGttcctgccgctgctgctgctgctggtggcgTGGAAGCACTGGCGGTGGGAGCGCGCGGCCCGCCACGTTATTGTCGTGGTGCTGGGCGACTTGGGCCGCAGCCCCCGCATGCAGTACCACGCGTTGTCACTGGCCAAGAGCGGCTTTTCCGTGACCCTCTTGGGGTTCTGCA ACTCCAAACCCCACGATGAGCTCTTGCAAAGCGACAGAATTCAGATTGTGAGTCTGACAGACCTTCAGAGACTTGCAG TCGGGCCCCACATTCTCCAGTATGGAGTCAAAGTTGTATTCCAGGCAGTGCACCTGCTATGGAAGTTGATGTGCGTGGAGCCAGCAGCCTACATCTTTCTCCAG AACCCTCCGGGCCTGCCTGCCATTGCTGTCTGCTGGTTCGCGGGCTGCCTCTGCGGGAGCAAGCTTGTTGTCGACTGGCACAACTACGGCTACTCCATTATGGGTCTGGTGCATGGCCCCAGCCACCCCCTCGTTCTGCTGGCCAAGTG GTACGAGAAGCTTTGCGGACGCCTGTCCCACCTGAACCTGTGTGTGACCAACGCGATGCAGGAAGACCTGGCTGAGAACTGGGGCATCAA AGCTGTGACCGTGTATGACAAGCCGGCATCTTTCTTTAAAGAGACGCCCTTGGACCTGCAGCATCAGCTCTTTATGAAGCTGAGCCGCACCTACCCTGTGTTCAGGGCCCG CTCAGAATCCTCGGACCCGGGCACGGAGCGGTCAGCCTTCACGGAGCAGGATGCCTTGAGTGGAGCGGTGACCCATCTCTGCGGGCGGCCGGCCCTGTTGGTCAGCAGCACGAGCTGGACAG AGGACGAAGACTTCTCCATCTTGCTGGCGGCACTAGAAA aatttGAACAGTTGATCGACAGTGGGGAAAGCCTTCCTTCTCTGGTTTGTGTCATAACAG GCAAAGGGCCTCTGAAGGACTATTACAGCCGCCTCATCCATCAGAAGCGTTTCCAGCACATCCAGGTCTGCACCCCGTGGCTGGAGGCTGAGGACTACCCCTTGCTTCTGG GGTCTGCAGACCTGGGCGTCTGCCTGCACCGGTCCTCCAGCGGCCTGGACCTGCCCATGAAGGTGGTGGACATGTTTGGATGCTGCCTGCCCGTGTGTGCCGTGAACTTCCAGTG CTTACACGAGCTTGTGAAACACGGGGACAATGGGCTGGTCTTCGAGGACTCGGAGGAGCTGGCAGCTCAGCTACAG ACACTTTTCTCGAGGTTTCCCGATCCTGCTGGCAAACTGCACCAGTTCCGCGAGAGCCTCCGGGAGTCAGAGCAGCTCCGCTGGGATGAGAGCTGGGAGCGGACGGTGCTCCCTTTGATTTCGGCCACGTGA
- the EEF2KMT gene encoding protein-lysine N-methyltransferase EEF2KMT, with translation MAPEERADAARLLRGFERRFLAARALRSFPWQSLEEKLRDSSGSELLLDILQKTVKHPLCVKHPPSVKYVRSFLSELIRKHEAAHTEPSDELYQALAEVLTAEEPTHCHRSYLLPSGDSVTLCESTAIVSHGTTGLITWNAALYLAEWAVENPAVFAHRTALELGSGAGLTGLAICKACQPSAYVFSDCHSRVLEQLRGNVLLNGFSLAPGTDARAQHPGPRTPKAERPRVTVAQLDWDTVTAPQLAAFQPDVVLAADVLYCPETVLSLVGVLRKLSACRKDQRAPDAYIAFTIRNPETCQLFTTELGRAGIPWEEVPHHDQKLFPYEEHSEMAILKLTL, from the exons aTGGCGCCGGAGGAGAGAGCGGATGCCGCGCGCCTGCTGCGGGGTTTCGAGCGCCGCTTCTTGGCGGCGCGCGCACTGCGCTCCTTCCCCTGGCAG AGCCTAGAAGAGAAACTAAGGGACTCTTCAGGCTCTGAGCTGCTGCTGGATATTTTGCAGAAG ACTGTGAAGCACCCTCTGTGTGTGAAGCACCCACCATCAGTGAAGTATGTCCGGAGCTTTCTCTCCGAGCTCATCAGAAAG CACGAGGCTGCCCACACAGAACCATCGGATGAGCTATACCAGGCACTGGCGGAGGTCCTGACGGCTGAGGAGCCCACCCACTGCCACCGGAGCTATCTGCTG CCTTCAGGTGACTCAGTCACCCTCTGCGAGAGCACCGCCATCGTGTCCCATGGGACCACTGGCCTGATCACGTGGAACGCCGCACTCTACCTGGCTGAGTGGGCCGTGGAGAACCCAGCGGTGTTCGCTCACAG gacAGCCTTAGAGCTGGGCAGCGGGGCCGGCCTCACGGGCCTGGCCATTTGCAAGGCATGCCAGCCCAGTGCGTACGTCTTCAGCGACTGTCACAGCCGCGTCCTGGAGCAGCTGCGAGGGAACGTCCTTCTCAACGGCTTCTCGTTGGCGCCAGGCACAGATGCCCGGGCGCAGCACCCGGGACCCCGTACCCCCAAGGCAGAGCGCCCCCGGGTGACGGTGGCCCAGCTGGACTGGGACACAGTGACGGCGCCGCAGCTCGCAGCCTTCCAGCCGGATGTCGTCCTTGCCGCAG ACGTGCTGTATTGTCCTGAAACGGTCCTCTCCCTGGTCGGGGTCCTGCGGAAGCTCTCGGCCTGCCGGAAGGACCAGCGGGCTCCTGATGCCTACATTGCCTTCACCATCCGCAACCCGGAGACATGCCAGCTATTCACCACGGAGCTGG GCCGGGCTGGGATCCCGTGGGAAGAggtgcctcatcacgaccagaaACTGTTTCCCTACGAAGAGCACTCAGAGATGGCAATTCTGAAACTAACGCTGTAG
- the ALG1 gene encoding chitobiosyldiphosphodolichol beta-mannosyltransferase isoform X2 — MAASYVALLALSVFLPLLLLLVAWKHWRWERAARHVIVVVLGDLGRSPRMQYHALSLAKSGFSVTLLGFCNSKPHDELLQSDRIQIVSLTDLQRLAVGPHILQYGVKVVFQAVHLLWKLMCVEPAAYIFLQNPPGLPAIAVCWFAGCLCGSKLVVDWHNYGYSIMGLVHGPSHPLVLLAKWYEKLCGRLSHLNLCVTNAMQEDLAENWGIKAVTVYDKPASFFKETPLDLQHQLFMKLSRTYPVFRARSESSDPGTERSAFTEQDALSGAVTHLCGRPALLVSSTSWTEDEDFSILLAALEKFEQLIDSGESLPSLVCVITGKGPLKDYYSRLIHQKRFQHIQVCTPWLEAEDYPLLLGSADLGVCLHRSSSGLDLPMKVVDMFGCCLPVCAVNFQCLHELVKHGDNGLVFEDSEELAAQLQVALSVCCTPGLAGFDTFLEVSRSCWQTAPVPREPPGVRAAPLG, encoded by the exons ATGGCGGCCTCCTACGTGGCGCTCCTGGCGCTGTCGGTGttcctgccgctgctgctgctgctggtggcgTGGAAGCACTGGCGGTGGGAGCGCGCGGCCCGCCACGTTATTGTCGTGGTGCTGGGCGACTTGGGCCGCAGCCCCCGCATGCAGTACCACGCGTTGTCACTGGCCAAGAGCGGCTTTTCCGTGACCCTCTTGGGGTTCTGCA ACTCCAAACCCCACGATGAGCTCTTGCAAAGCGACAGAATTCAGATTGTGAGTCTGACAGACCTTCAGAGACTTGCAG TCGGGCCCCACATTCTCCAGTATGGAGTCAAAGTTGTATTCCAGGCAGTGCACCTGCTATGGAAGTTGATGTGCGTGGAGCCAGCAGCCTACATCTTTCTCCAG AACCCTCCGGGCCTGCCTGCCATTGCTGTCTGCTGGTTCGCGGGCTGCCTCTGCGGGAGCAAGCTTGTTGTCGACTGGCACAACTACGGCTACTCCATTATGGGTCTGGTGCATGGCCCCAGCCACCCCCTCGTTCTGCTGGCCAAGTG GTACGAGAAGCTTTGCGGACGCCTGTCCCACCTGAACCTGTGTGTGACCAACGCGATGCAGGAAGACCTGGCTGAGAACTGGGGCATCAA AGCTGTGACCGTGTATGACAAGCCGGCATCTTTCTTTAAAGAGACGCCCTTGGACCTGCAGCATCAGCTCTTTATGAAGCTGAGCCGCACCTACCCTGTGTTCAGGGCCCG CTCAGAATCCTCGGACCCGGGCACGGAGCGGTCAGCCTTCACGGAGCAGGATGCCTTGAGTGGAGCGGTGACCCATCTCTGCGGGCGGCCGGCCCTGTTGGTCAGCAGCACGAGCTGGACAG AGGACGAAGACTTCTCCATCTTGCTGGCGGCACTAGAAA aatttGAACAGTTGATCGACAGTGGGGAAAGCCTTCCTTCTCTGGTTTGTGTCATAACAG GCAAAGGGCCTCTGAAGGACTATTACAGCCGCCTCATCCATCAGAAGCGTTTCCAGCACATCCAGGTCTGCACCCCGTGGCTGGAGGCTGAGGACTACCCCTTGCTTCTGG GGTCTGCAGACCTGGGCGTCTGCCTGCACCGGTCCTCCAGCGGCCTGGACCTGCCCATGAAGGTGGTGGACATGTTTGGATGCTGCCTGCCCGTGTGTGCCGTGAACTTCCAGTG CTTACACGAGCTTGTGAAACACGGGGACAATGGGCTGGTCTTCGAGGACTCGGAGGAGCTGGCAGCTCAGCTACAGGTGGCCTTGTCTGTCTGCTGCACACCGGGGCTCGCAGGCTTCG ACACTTTTCTCGAGGTTTCCCGATCCTGCTGGCAAACTGCACCAGTTCCGCGAGAGCCTCCGGGAGTCAGAGCAGCTCCGCTGGGATGA